The following are encoded in a window of Pongo abelii isolate AG06213 chromosome 16, NHGRI_mPonAbe1-v2.0_pri, whole genome shotgun sequence genomic DNA:
- the CHRM5 gene encoding muscarinic acetylcholine receptor M5: MEGDSYHNATTVNGTPVNHQPLERHRLWEVITIAAVTAVVSLITIVGNVLVMISFKVNSQLKTVNNYYLLSLACADLIIGVFSMNLYTTYILMGRWALGSLACDLWLALDYVASNASVMNLLVISFDRYFSITRPLTYRAKRTPKRAGIMIGLAWLISFILWAPAILCWQYLVGKRTVPLDECQIQFLSEPTITFGTAIAAFYIPVSVMTILYCRIYRETEKRTKDLADLQGSDSVTEAEKRKPAHRALFRSCLHCPRPTLAQRERNQASWSSSRRSTSTTGKPSQATGPSANWAKAEQLTTCSSYPSSEDEDKPATDPVLQVVYKSQGKESPGQECSAEETEETFVKAETEKSDYDTPDYLLSPAAAHRPKSQKCVAYKFQLVVKADGTQETNNGRHKVKIMPCSFPVAKEPSTKGLNPNPSHQMTKRKRMVLVKERKAAQTLSAILLAFIITWTPYNIMVLVSTFCDKCVPVTLWHLGYWLCYVNSTVNPICYALCNRTFRKTFKMLLLCRWKKKKVEEKLYWQGNSKLP, encoded by the coding sequence aTGGAAGGGGACTCTTACCACAATGCAACCACCGTCAATGGCACCCCAGTAAATCACCAGCCTTTGGAACGCCACAGGTTGTGGGAAGTCATCACCATTGCAGCCGTGACTGCTGTGGTAAGCCTGATCACCATTGTGGGCAATGTCTTGGTCATGATCTCCTTCAAAGTCAACAGCCAGCTCAAGACAGTTAACAACTATTACCTGCTCAGCTTAGCCTGTGCAGATCTCATCATTGGGGTCTTCTCCATGAACCTCTACACCACCTACATCCTCATGGGACGCTGGGCTCTTGGGAGTCTGGCTTGTGACCTTTGGCTTGCACTGGACTACGTGGCCAGCAACGCTTCTGTCATGAACCTTCTGGTGATCAGTTTTGACCGTTACTTTTCCATCACAAGACCCTTGACATATCGGGCCAAGCGTACTCCGAAAAGGGCTGGCATCATGATTGGCTTGGCCTGGCTGATCTCCTTCATCCTCTGGGCCCCAGCAATCCTCTGCTGGCAGTACTTGGTTGGGAAGCGGACAGTTCCACTGGATGAGTGCCAGATCCAGTTTCTCTCTGAGCCCACCATCACTTTTGGCACTGCCATTGCTGCCTTCTACATCCCTGTTTCTGTTATGACCATCCTCTACTGTCGAATCTACCGGGAAACAGAGAAGCGAACCAAGGACCTGGCTGACCTCCAGGGTTCTGACTCTGTGACTGAAGCTGAGAAGAGAAAGCCAGCTCATAGGGCTCTGTTCAGATCCTGCTTGCACTGTCCTCGACCCACCCTGGCCCAGCGGGAAAGGAACCAGGCCTCCTGGTCATCCTCCCGCAGGAGCACCTCCACCACTGGGAAGCCATCCCAAGCCACTGGCCCAAGCGCCAATTGGGCAAAAGCTGAGCAGCTCACCACCTGTAGCAGCTACCCTTCCTCAGAGGATGAGGACAAGCCCGCCACTGACCCTGTCCTCCAAGTGGTCTACAAGAGTCAGGGTAAGGAAAGCCCAGGGCAAGAATGCAGTGCTGAAGAGACTGAGGAAACTTTtgtgaaagctgaaactgaaaaaAGTGACTATGACACCCCAGACTACCTTCTGTCTCCAGCAGCTGCTCATAGACCCAAGAGTCAGAAATGTGTGGCCTATAAGTTCCAATTGGTGGTAAAAGCTGACGGGACTCAGGAGACCAACAACGGCCGTCACAAGGTGAAAATCATGCCCTGCTCCTTCCCAGTGGCCAAGGAACCTTCAACGAAAGGCCTCAATCCCAACCCCAGCCATCAAATGACCAAACGAAAGAGAATGGTCCTAGTCAAAGAGAGGAAAGCAGCCCAGACGCTGAGTGCCATTCTTCTGGCCTTCATCATCACATGGACCCCGTATAACATCATGGTCCTGGTTTCTACCTTCTGTGACAAGTGTGTCCCAGTCACCCTGTGGCACTTGGGCTATTGGTTGTGCTATGTCAATAGCACTGTCAACCCCATCTGCTATGCCCTCTGCAACAGAACCTTCAGGAAGACTTTTAAGATGCTGCTTCTCTGccgatggaaaaagaaaaaagtggaagaGAAGTTGTACTGGCAGGGGAACAGCAAGCTACCCTGA